One Cupriavidus necator genomic region harbors:
- the avs1a gene encoding AVAST type 1 anti-phage system MBL fold metallo-hydrolase Avs1a — MLRLKMYPARNGDAFLVDASGSHVLIDAGFASTFNDHIAPDLRQLARAGGQLDLLVCTHIDGDHIGGLLEFISSNGAPGARSIVEVKEVWHNSLRSLPSPPGPPDSASDCQVLEAIRRRGFLLPPASGPTANPISAKQGSSLAKRLKQYGYLWNASDGTTNMTSGRPPYTLPNGVQVRLIGPTVARLEELRTWWILEMRRLSYKGGAAVDPVVEDAYEMVCAYTRQPAPAMVKTISAGSTKRLNEVYVPDISPTNGSSIATLIESEGKRLLFLGDAWAEDVVVELKRLHGDGRPQLFDAIKVSHHGSIHNTSVDLLSLIDAPIFLVSTNGSIHHHPDYEVLAEIVDRPATFERKIYFNYETPASTRLRAHVSRSGAKFNVDVVQDGWIHV; from the coding sequence ATGCTCAGACTGAAAATGTACCCGGCTAGAAACGGCGATGCCTTTCTTGTCGATGCTTCAGGCTCCCACGTCCTCATCGACGCGGGCTTTGCGAGCACCTTCAACGACCACATCGCACCCGATTTGAGGCAGTTGGCACGTGCGGGCGGCCAACTGGATCTGCTCGTCTGCACCCATATTGATGGAGACCACATTGGAGGGCTTCTCGAGTTCATCTCCTCGAACGGCGCTCCAGGAGCGCGAAGCATTGTTGAGGTCAAAGAGGTCTGGCACAACAGCCTTCGATCGCTTCCGTCCCCACCAGGCCCGCCAGACAGCGCGTCCGACTGCCAGGTACTCGAGGCGATCCGGAGGCGAGGATTTCTTCTGCCACCGGCATCTGGGCCGACTGCAAATCCCATCAGCGCAAAGCAGGGAAGCTCCTTGGCGAAGCGCCTCAAGCAATACGGCTACCTATGGAACGCGAGCGATGGCACCACGAACATGACGAGCGGGCGCCCCCCGTACACCTTGCCGAATGGCGTTCAGGTCCGCTTGATAGGCCCAACAGTGGCCCGACTGGAGGAATTGCGCACTTGGTGGATCCTGGAGATGCGCAGGCTCTCCTACAAAGGTGGAGCAGCGGTCGACCCTGTGGTTGAGGACGCCTACGAAATGGTTTGCGCATACACCCGGCAGCCGGCACCGGCGATGGTCAAGACCATTTCAGCTGGGAGCACCAAGAGGCTCAATGAGGTGTACGTGCCCGACATCTCCCCTACCAATGGCAGTTCGATTGCCACCCTCATCGAGAGTGAAGGCAAGAGGCTACTGTTTCTGGGCGATGCTTGGGCCGAGGACGTTGTCGTTGAGCTCAAGAGGCTCCATGGAGATGGCCGTCCGCAGCTGTTCGATGCCATCAAGGTGTCTCATCACGGCAGCATCCACAACACGAGCGTGGATCTTCTGTCGCTCATTGACGCTCCCATTTTCTTGGTTTCAACCAACGGATCAATCCACCATCACCCAGACTATGAAGTGTTGGCCGAGATCGTCGACAGGCCCGCGACCTTCGAGCGAAAGATCTACTTCAACTACGAGACCCCCGCATCCACTCGCCTCAGGGCGCACGTGTCAAGGTCCGGGGCGAAGTTCAACGTGGACGTCGTTCAAGACGGCTGGATCCACGTCTAG
- a CDS encoding restriction endonuclease, which translates to MDAPWWVSAALALGAFIVFRGVVPGIFASSPLLTGIAVLSQSLAWVPAAMFGFLGVLSYIRARGRAGARQQEIPMRARRSRTSRPSSAPVSPRYSDESAESKEAVSPLARTASVPEKPEINSWTLDALKLLEWKRFELLCVGYYEAMGFVVKTVPHGPDGGIDATLYKAGLDVPVAVVQCKAWSKPVKVEQVRALAGVMHEHKVRRGVFWSLSGYVGRPVKESAERAGIQLLDGAGILERICALDQYKQATLLKQAFRGDYRTPTCAACGIKMVERQGSAGAFWGCQNYPGCKVRLSRNV; encoded by the coding sequence ATGGATGCGCCATGGTGGGTATCCGCAGCACTGGCCCTGGGTGCTTTCATTGTGTTTCGCGGGGTCGTGCCAGGGATATTCGCGTCGAGCCCATTGTTGACGGGCATTGCCGTGCTAAGCCAGTCATTAGCCTGGGTTCCCGCCGCCATGTTCGGCTTCCTGGGTGTGCTGTCATACATCCGTGCGCGGGGTAGGGCGGGGGCCAGGCAGCAAGAAATCCCGATGAGGGCTCGGCGCTCCCGCACGAGCCGGCCGTCGTCGGCCCCCGTGTCACCCCGGTATTCCGATGAATCCGCCGAGTCGAAGGAGGCCGTTAGCCCGCTGGCGAGGACAGCATCCGTACCTGAGAAGCCAGAGATCAATAGCTGGACGCTGGATGCCCTCAAGTTGTTAGAGTGGAAGCGATTTGAGCTGCTTTGTGTTGGGTACTACGAGGCGATGGGGTTCGTGGTCAAGACTGTGCCCCATGGTCCCGATGGCGGCATCGATGCAACCTTGTACAAGGCAGGCCTGGATGTTCCCGTGGCCGTGGTCCAATGCAAAGCATGGAGTAAGCCGGTGAAGGTGGAGCAGGTCCGCGCACTTGCCGGTGTCATGCACGAACACAAGGTGCGTAGGGGCGTTTTCTGGTCGTTGTCTGGCTATGTAGGGCGACCGGTAAAGGAGTCGGCAGAGCGAGCGGGCATTCAATTACTTGATGGTGCGGGCATCCTGGAACGGATCTGCGCGCTCGATCAGTACAAGCAAGCGACGTTGCTGAAGCAGGCGTTTCGCGGCGACTACCGGACGCCTACATGCGCGGCCTGCGGAATCAAGATGGTTGAGCGGCAAGGGTCAGCCGGCGCATTCTGGGGTTGCCAAAACTATCCCGGTTGCAAGGTCAGACTGTCCCGCAACGTCTAG
- a CDS encoding DEAD/DEAH box helicase, translating to MTAPDILVPHLTPGGHLLAVPEDAAPILADETRQRLESSFALGAGHGLLHLGTAEIGRILPPAWAWWRDFAARYVTALCATPEGGEIAVATPAAKDFDAMIDDAPPMTGGEYLTPAVLGTLWGEIDTALHQELATANVSLQDFLKLRHPAWNLVGRVHFNLAENRKDPESPFAFLATYTSRLSAHGKAQHQPLSQALAEFSGVRSKAQLLSLLLPVQRAAEHCDWLREMVDTGEIYHPLRWTPLDAHRLLSDLSKLEAAGIVVRMPGVWQAGRPARPVVKASVGARPPSLLGKDALLDFSMEVSLDGECLSATEVRNLLKGADGLQLIRGRWVEVDKKKLSRLMKRFEAMEKAARSGLPLNEALRLLAGVSLDDSADPADRDWSQLVAGPWLADTLQELRQPEGLAQISPGPELKATLRPYQQAGVRWLYLLTRLGLGACLADDMGLGKTMQVLSLLLVLKRESAEARPSLLVAPASLLANWAAEAERFAPGLRLLIAHPSAMPTAELRALDPARLADIDLVITSFGALLRQPVLGAFQWRVAIVDEAQAIKNPGAKQTRQVKQLQAQSRIALTGTPVENRLSDLWSIFDFTHPGLLGSDKVFADFTRRLAKAEHFGPLRTLVRPYILRRLKTDKRIIDDLPDKTELKAWCHLSPSQAALYQRAVKDLAAALEDADGIGRKGVVLSYLMRFKQICNHPSQWLGDAAWKAEDSGKFARLRQLAEVIAAKQEKVLVFTQFRETTEPLAAFLGSIFGREGLVLHGGTPVAKRRELVKRFQEDELTPFFVLSLKAGGAGLNLTAASHVIHYDRWWNPAVENQATDRAFRIGQRRNVLVHKFICRGTVEDRIDQLIEAKQQLVKDVLEGGAELLLTEMSNRELLDLVKLDVHAAQEN from the coding sequence GTGACTGCGCCCGACATTCTTGTGCCACACCTGACGCCCGGCGGGCACCTGCTTGCAGTGCCGGAGGACGCCGCGCCAATCTTGGCAGATGAAACGCGACAGCGGCTTGAGAGTTCTTTTGCGCTTGGCGCGGGACATGGCCTGCTGCACCTGGGAACGGCCGAAATCGGCCGCATTTTGCCCCCTGCATGGGCCTGGTGGCGTGATTTTGCGGCGCGCTATGTCACTGCCTTGTGCGCCACGCCCGAAGGCGGCGAGATCGCGGTCGCAACGCCTGCTGCCAAGGATTTCGATGCCATGATTGACGATGCACCGCCGATGACGGGCGGCGAGTATCTGACGCCAGCCGTGCTGGGCACGTTGTGGGGCGAGATCGATACTGCCTTGCACCAGGAACTGGCGACCGCAAACGTCTCGCTTCAGGATTTCCTCAAGCTGCGTCACCCGGCCTGGAATCTCGTCGGCCGCGTGCATTTCAACCTTGCTGAGAACCGCAAGGACCCGGAGTCACCGTTCGCCTTCCTTGCGACTTACACGTCGCGTCTGTCGGCCCATGGTAAAGCGCAACATCAGCCACTGTCGCAGGCCCTGGCGGAATTCTCGGGAGTCAGGAGCAAGGCGCAGCTCCTGTCATTACTGCTGCCGGTGCAGCGCGCCGCGGAACACTGCGACTGGCTTCGCGAAATGGTGGATACCGGCGAGATATACCATCCGCTGCGCTGGACGCCGCTCGATGCCCATCGCCTTCTCTCGGACCTGTCCAAACTCGAAGCTGCCGGGATTGTCGTACGCATGCCAGGCGTCTGGCAGGCGGGCCGCCCTGCTCGTCCCGTTGTGAAAGCCAGTGTCGGAGCACGGCCACCCTCGCTCTTGGGCAAAGACGCGTTGCTGGACTTTAGCATGGAGGTTTCGCTCGATGGCGAGTGTCTCAGCGCCACCGAGGTCAGGAATCTGCTCAAAGGCGCCGACGGCTTGCAGCTCATCCGTGGTCGCTGGGTCGAGGTGGACAAGAAAAAGCTCAGTCGTCTCATGAAGCGATTCGAGGCCATGGAAAAGGCGGCGCGAAGCGGTCTGCCGCTTAATGAGGCTCTACGCCTTCTGGCGGGGGTTTCGCTCGACGATAGTGCCGACCCCGCTGACCGCGACTGGTCGCAGCTTGTTGCAGGGCCCTGGCTGGCTGACACCCTGCAGGAGTTGCGTCAGCCAGAGGGGTTGGCGCAGATCAGCCCGGGACCGGAACTGAAGGCCACCCTGCGGCCCTACCAACAGGCCGGCGTGCGGTGGTTGTACCTGCTCACCCGGCTCGGTTTGGGCGCTTGCCTGGCGGATGATATGGGCCTGGGCAAGACCATGCAGGTACTCTCGCTTCTGCTCGTGCTGAAGCGAGAAAGTGCCGAGGCGCGGCCCAGTCTGCTGGTCGCCCCTGCATCGCTGCTGGCCAACTGGGCGGCAGAGGCTGAGCGCTTTGCCCCCGGCTTGCGCCTACTGATCGCCCATCCGTCGGCCATGCCGACGGCCGAATTGCGTGCGCTGGACCCGGCGCGACTTGCGGACATCGATCTCGTCATCACCAGCTTTGGCGCGCTTCTTCGCCAGCCGGTACTGGGAGCCTTCCAATGGCGCGTTGCCATTGTCGACGAAGCACAGGCGATAAAAAATCCGGGCGCCAAGCAAACGCGACAGGTCAAGCAGCTCCAGGCACAATCGCGCATCGCGCTGACCGGCACTCCCGTGGAAAACCGCCTGTCCGATCTGTGGTCCATCTTCGATTTCACCCACCCCGGATTGCTGGGCTCAGACAAAGTCTTTGCCGACTTTACCAGGCGGCTGGCGAAGGCCGAGCACTTCGGTCCGCTGCGAACGCTCGTACGGCCCTACATCCTGCGCCGCCTGAAGACCGACAAGCGGATAATCGACGACCTTCCGGACAAGACCGAGCTCAAGGCCTGGTGCCACCTGAGCCCGAGCCAGGCGGCACTGTATCAGCGTGCGGTGAAGGATCTGGCTGCCGCGCTTGAAGATGCCGACGGCATCGGTCGCAAGGGTGTCGTGCTGAGCTACCTGATGCGCTTCAAACAGATATGCAATCATCCGTCGCAGTGGTTGGGCGACGCCGCCTGGAAGGCGGAAGACAGTGGCAAGTTCGCCCGCCTGCGCCAACTGGCCGAAGTCATTGCCGCCAAACAGGAAAAGGTGCTGGTATTCACCCAGTTCCGCGAGACCACTGAGCCGCTGGCGGCTTTTCTAGGTTCGATCTTTGGCCGCGAAGGTCTGGTGCTTCATGGCGGCACCCCGGTCGCCAAGCGCCGCGAACTGGTCAAGCGATTCCAGGAAGATGAGCTGACCCCCTTCTTCGTGCTCTCGCTCAAGGCCGGTGGGGCAGGTCTGAATCTCACCGCCGCGTCGCATGTGATCCACTACGACCGCTGGTGGAACCCGGCGGTGGAAAACCAGGCGACTGATCGTGCATTTCGTATCGGCCAGCGGAGGAACGTCCTGGTGCATAAGTTTATCTGCCGTGGCACGGTCGAGGACCGTATCGACCAGTTGATCGAAGCGAAGCAGCAATTGGTGAAGGATGTGTTGGAAGGCGGCGCAGAACTCCTGCTTACCGAGATGAGCAATCGTGAATTGCTCGATCTCGTGAAGCTCGACGTTCATGCCGCGCAAGAAAACTGA
- a CDS encoding type II toxin-antitoxin system RelE/ParE family toxin: MIVVRLTPLAEAELEAIADYIARDNPRRALSFVRELRDRCLSLADMPLAFPLVPRCEDRGVRHRVHGNYQIFYRVVGDPPARIDVLHVLHSARNYAALLFN, translated from the coding sequence ATGATCGTCGTTCGCCTGACGCCGCTGGCCGAGGCCGAACTCGAAGCCATCGCCGACTACATTGCCCGCGACAACCCGCGCCGCGCGCTTTCCTTCGTGCGGGAGTTGCGCGACCGGTGCCTGTCGCTCGCAGACATGCCGCTTGCCTTCCCGCTGGTACCTCGCTGTGAGGACCGAGGCGTCCGGCACCGTGTACACGGCAACTACCAGATCTTCTACCGCGTGGTGGGCGATCCGCCTGCGCGAATCGACGTGCTGCACGTGCTTCACAGCGCCCGCAACTATGCCGCGCTGCTGTTCAACTGA
- a CDS encoding UvrD-helicase domain-containing protein gives MSLPPRRVPPGDWQPVGVHSLEPNALTVVRSAEHRSVLAGPGAGKTELLAQRAAFLLQTGASPAPQRILAISFKRDAARNLARRVRQRCHPDHASRFDSLTFDAFAKSLVDRFGQALPNRWRPTADYGILFPKRAHWADFLQRASLALDNPFGQAAVQGLSVNYFERRHVLAERLPEAGWTSGNAGLWAGQRFWDEQLRGATRSHLTFPMLSRLAELLVRVNASVRNALALTYSHVFMDEFQDTTEAQFDLVQTIFLGMPTILTAVGDNKQQIMRFALAMDDPFGAFEQTFGAQRIPLLSNYRSSPELVRIQHVLAQALDTSAAHPQSKAAASISDACCAIWDFSSVNTEAQALARYVASQMREHQLQPNDFVLLVRQKAEDYARVLAPAFATAGIPLRNEAAYVGAQMLQELLTEPLSELVLLILRLACAPRGGLTWIEAQHALANLRGIAPTDDRARRVLAQDLDAFARRFIQQHPQPPETEAMARAVIQEVEAFLGRDALIAAHTPYGQGGWLAEVENSLALHLQSSAVQATDWAATLDAYEGTKALPLMTLHKSKGLEYHTVIFIGLDDSAWWSFVQDTVDATAGFFVAFTRAKQRVIFTYTPQRGARVNIAPLYGLLATAGVQTITVA, from the coding sequence ATGTCGTTGCCGCCAAGACGCGTTCCCCCCGGCGACTGGCAGCCGGTCGGCGTGCACAGCCTGGAGCCGAATGCATTGACCGTCGTTCGGTCGGCCGAGCACCGCTCGGTGCTTGCCGGACCCGGCGCCGGCAAGACTGAACTGCTCGCGCAACGCGCTGCGTTCCTCCTACAAACAGGCGCGTCCCCTGCTCCGCAGCGTATTCTAGCCATCAGCTTCAAGCGCGATGCCGCACGAAACCTCGCGCGCCGTGTGCGTCAGCGTTGCCACCCCGACCATGCGAGCCGCTTCGACTCGCTGACCTTCGATGCGTTCGCCAAGAGCCTCGTGGATCGGTTCGGACAGGCACTGCCAAACCGTTGGCGGCCTACGGCTGACTATGGCATTTTGTTCCCCAAGCGGGCGCATTGGGCCGACTTCCTGCAGCGTGCGTCCCTTGCTCTGGACAACCCCTTCGGGCAAGCGGCCGTGCAAGGACTCTCGGTCAATTACTTCGAGCGCCGTCATGTGCTCGCTGAGCGCTTACCAGAGGCCGGCTGGACGTCGGGAAATGCAGGCCTCTGGGCTGGACAGCGGTTCTGGGACGAACAGCTTCGAGGCGCCACGCGCAGCCACCTCACCTTCCCCATGCTCAGCCGACTGGCGGAACTGCTGGTCCGCGTTAATGCGTCCGTACGTAACGCCTTGGCGCTGACCTACTCTCATGTGTTCATGGATGAGTTCCAGGACACGACTGAGGCCCAGTTCGACCTAGTCCAAACAATCTTCCTGGGCATGCCAACGATCCTGACAGCTGTGGGTGACAACAAGCAGCAGATCATGCGCTTCGCACTAGCGATGGACGATCCTTTCGGCGCATTCGAACAGACTTTCGGCGCGCAACGCATCCCTCTGCTCAGCAACTACCGCTCCTCGCCCGAGCTCGTGCGCATCCAACACGTACTGGCGCAAGCGCTCGACACGTCTGCCGCGCACCCACAGTCAAAAGCCGCCGCCAGTATTTCCGATGCTTGCTGTGCCATCTGGGACTTCTCCAGCGTGAACACTGAAGCCCAGGCTCTTGCCCGGTACGTCGCGTCGCAGATGCGCGAGCATCAATTACAGCCCAACGACTTCGTGCTGTTGGTACGGCAGAAGGCGGAAGACTATGCCCGGGTCCTAGCCCCCGCCTTTGCGACCGCGGGTATCCCCCTGCGCAACGAAGCCGCCTATGTTGGCGCCCAGATGCTGCAAGAGCTGCTCACCGAACCCCTGTCGGAACTAGTGCTGTTAATCCTTCGCTTGGCCTGCGCCCCTCGAGGCGGATTGACCTGGATCGAAGCCCAGCACGCATTAGCAAACTTGCGGGGCATCGCGCCTACCGACGACCGTGCACGTCGCGTCCTTGCTCAGGATCTAGACGCCTTTGCGCGTCGGTTTATCCAGCAGCATCCCCAACCGCCGGAGACTGAGGCGATGGCCCGCGCTGTCATCCAGGAGGTGGAGGCTTTCCTGGGCCGTGATGCCCTCATCGCGGCCCATACGCCCTATGGACAAGGGGGGTGGCTCGCGGAAGTCGAGAATAGTCTGGCCTTGCATCTGCAGTCGAGCGCCGTCCAGGCAACTGACTGGGCTGCGACACTCGATGCCTACGAAGGAACAAAAGCCCTACCGCTCATGACGCTGCACAAGAGCAAGGGGCTGGAGTACCACACCGTGATCTTCATCGGCCTCGACGACTCGGCATGGTGGAGCTTTGTACAGGACACCGTCGACGCGACGGCAGGTTTCTTCGTGGCGTTCACACGCGCGAAGCAACGGGTGATCTTTACCTATACGCCACAGCGTGGTGCACGAGTCAACATCGCACCGCTGTATGGCCTTCTGGCGACGGCAGGCGTCCAAACCATCACTGTCGCTTAA
- a CDS encoding ATP-dependent nuclease, protein MHIESVTIAGFRCFGPNPTAIPFSQGLTAIVGPNASGKTAVLQALMRLFGVTRAQRTIVPSDFHVTPTETERLKSRTLTIDVRLSLPELVDGSATAATVAPVFRHVRIERPGGTPLCRLRLRARWDDDGTAEGAVSQDLNWINTADDVVRDDQASPVAPGDRGLIQLFYTPASRDAGTQIRATTGALAARLLRAIEWSAGTQATVHAATEQLLNAFGSENAIQAISESLSKRWEKLHDGDIDCNPELSLMSRRFEEVVARIGVMFKRGPAGEDRGLDALSDGQQSLFYFALAAAVFDVERAAVAGRIQGFRTEELNVPALTLFAVEEPENHLAPYYLSRILQQIRTLVETGAGQAIVSSHSPSVLGRVPPDDVRYCRRNQATGVSTVLPIPMPTSDVEAIKFVRNAFLAFPELYFARFVLLVEGDSERIVLPRLAEALNLLVDPSFVAIVPLGGRHVNHFWRLLHGLGIPYATLLDLDLGRDGGGYGRLKNALQQMLALGVPREKILELSDGTHLSDKRLAEMETFDAANLEGWLSYLERSSSVFFSWPLDLDLAMLAAFPAAYAATIDGAGPRMTNESAAEVVLGTAGPGLISYTGNAQMFRDHMAAYRYHFLTHSKPATHLRALTHIDLPALKAGMPAPLQRVLLHISAQVSRL, encoded by the coding sequence ATGCATATTGAAAGCGTCACGATAGCCGGTTTCCGCTGCTTCGGCCCTAACCCGACAGCCATCCCCTTCAGCCAGGGACTCACCGCGATCGTGGGGCCGAATGCATCAGGTAAGACAGCGGTGCTGCAGGCTCTGATGCGACTTTTCGGGGTGACGCGCGCTCAGCGCACGATCGTCCCCTCCGATTTTCATGTCACACCGACCGAGACCGAACGCCTCAAATCGCGGACGCTGACAATCGATGTACGCCTGAGCCTGCCGGAACTGGTGGACGGCAGCGCGACCGCTGCCACGGTCGCACCGGTGTTTCGCCATGTCCGCATCGAGCGCCCCGGCGGCACGCCTCTATGCCGCCTGCGGCTTCGCGCACGCTGGGACGACGATGGCACTGCGGAAGGCGCCGTCAGTCAGGACCTGAACTGGATTAACACAGCTGATGACGTCGTACGTGACGATCAAGCCTCCCCGGTAGCCCCGGGAGATCGCGGTCTGATCCAGCTCTTCTACACACCGGCCAGCCGCGACGCTGGCACTCAGATCCGAGCCACGACGGGGGCGTTGGCAGCTCGCCTGCTCAGGGCCATCGAATGGTCGGCGGGCACTCAGGCGACCGTCCACGCGGCTACAGAGCAGTTGCTGAATGCCTTTGGAAGCGAGAACGCCATTCAGGCCATCAGCGAGTCGCTATCCAAGCGGTGGGAGAAATTGCACGACGGTGACATCGACTGCAACCCCGAACTGAGCCTGATGAGCCGGCGGTTCGAGGAAGTCGTCGCACGCATCGGCGTGATGTTCAAGCGCGGACCGGCCGGAGAAGACCGTGGACTCGACGCGCTGAGCGACGGCCAGCAGTCACTCTTCTACTTCGCGCTGGCAGCCGCGGTCTTCGACGTGGAGCGGGCTGCAGTGGCGGGCCGCATCCAGGGATTCAGGACCGAGGAACTCAACGTACCAGCCCTCACCTTGTTCGCGGTCGAGGAGCCCGAGAACCACCTGGCGCCCTACTACCTCTCGCGTATCCTGCAGCAGATCCGCACGCTCGTCGAGACAGGCGCCGGCCAGGCCATCGTGTCCAGCCATTCCCCCTCGGTGCTGGGGCGCGTCCCGCCCGACGACGTGCGCTACTGCCGGCGCAACCAAGCGACTGGCGTGTCAACGGTGCTGCCCATCCCGATGCCGACCAGCGACGTCGAGGCCATCAAGTTCGTGCGCAACGCCTTCCTTGCATTCCCCGAACTGTACTTTGCGCGTTTTGTGCTGTTGGTTGAGGGCGATTCAGAGCGTATCGTGCTGCCGCGGCTGGCGGAGGCGCTCAACCTGCTCGTCGACCCGTCGTTCGTTGCGATCGTGCCTCTCGGAGGCCGCCACGTTAATCATTTCTGGCGGCTGCTCCATGGCCTGGGCATTCCTTACGCGACCCTGCTCGACCTAGATCTGGGTCGCGACGGTGGTGGCTATGGCCGACTCAAGAATGCCTTGCAGCAAATGCTCGCACTTGGCGTTCCTCGCGAAAAAATTCTGGAACTCTCCGATGGGACGCATCTCAGCGATAAGCGGCTTGCAGAAATGGAGACATTTGACGCAGCCAATCTCGAGGGGTGGTTGAGCTACCTAGAGCGCTCTTCCTCGGTGTTCTTCTCTTGGCCACTTGACCTTGACCTGGCGATGCTGGCCGCCTTCCCCGCTGCATACGCAGCCACGATCGACGGAGCTGGGCCGCGTATGACTAACGAAAGCGCTGCCGAGGTAGTGCTTGGAACGGCAGGTCCCGGGCTGATCAGTTACACCGGCAACGCGCAGATGTTCCGTGACCACATGGCTGCATACCGCTACCACTTCCTCACGCACAGCAAGCCTGCCACACACCTGCGCGCACTCACGCACATTGACTTGCCCGCATTAAAAGCCGGCATGCCTGCGCCTCTCCAGCGTGTGCTGCTGCATATCTCTGCTCAGGTATCAAGGTTGTGA
- a CDS encoding type II toxin-antitoxin system ParD family antitoxin, protein MISADLGQQLERYVTELVASGRYGSKSEVLREGVRLIQDREAQLMALDAALAQSLAEADAGRGTDAATVFDRLEAKYRAAAGRTPGHGA, encoded by the coding sequence ATGATCAGTGCCGACCTTGGACAGCAACTTGAGCGCTACGTGACTGAACTTGTCGCCTCGGGCCGCTATGGCTCTAAGAGCGAAGTACTGCGCGAAGGCGTACGTCTGATTCAGGACCGTGAAGCGCAACTGATGGCGCTGGACGCGGCGCTCGCGCAAAGCCTGGCCGAGGCGGACGCGGGCCGCGGCACCGACGCAGCCACCGTGTTCGACCGCCTCGAGGCCAAGTATCGCGCCGCGGCAGGCAGAACACCCGGGCACGGCGCATGA
- a CDS encoding DUF1294 domain-containing protein, translating into MKKAGQVKTWHADKGFGFIDVYADMKDVFFHVTALQTRAVTPTPGDRVSFELGKGKDGRIQALNVAIVGAPKSRSDASPLPVLAGLAALGFIVGGALVGYFPRQAGIVSLLASIITFSAYADDKTRASRNTWRTPETTLHLLALCGGWPGALAAQHLLRHKNRKREFQVSFWGTVAVNVGAMALWQYVIAA; encoded by the coding sequence ATGAAAAAAGCAGGTCAGGTCAAGACGTGGCATGCAGACAAGGGCTTTGGCTTTATCGACGTCTACGCGGACATGAAGGATGTCTTCTTTCACGTCACAGCGCTACAAACACGCGCCGTGACGCCGACACCTGGTGACCGCGTGAGCTTCGAGCTTGGCAAAGGGAAGGACGGCCGGATTCAAGCCCTGAACGTTGCAATCGTCGGTGCACCGAAGTCGCGGTCAGACGCGAGCCCTTTGCCGGTGCTCGCAGGTCTGGCGGCCTTGGGGTTCATCGTCGGCGGCGCCCTGGTTGGTTATTTCCCTCGACAGGCCGGCATTGTCAGCCTCCTGGCCAGCATCATTACGTTCTCCGCTTACGCAGACGACAAGACGCGGGCCAGCCGAAACACGTGGCGCACGCCTGAGACCACCCTGCACCTACTGGCGCTCTGCGGCGGTTGGCCGGGCGCGCTTGCGGCCCAGCACCTGCTTCGACACAAGAACCGGAAACGGGAGTTCCAAGTTTCGTTCTGGGGCACTGTCGCCGTGAACGTTGGCGCAATGGCGCTTTGGCAATACGTCATTGCGGCCTGA